From the genome of Rathayibacter sp. VKM Ac-2804:
GCGTATCGAGACCCGCCGCCGGGTCTGCAGACTCGAGCTCTGACGCTGGTGGATCTCGATACGCCCGCTGCGCGGGCTACTCGATCAGCATGACGGCTCCGAGACCTCGACGGCCGAGCCTCAGGCCAGCATGATCAGGTCGAGGTAGTCCGCGGTCCAGTGGTCCTCGGTGCCCTCGGGCATGATCAGCACGCGCTCGGGGTTGAGCGCCTCGACAGCGCCCTCGTCGTGGCTGACCAGGACGACCGCGCCCTCGTAGTGGGCGAGCGCGTCGAGGATCTCCTCGCGGCTGGCCGGGTCGAGGTTGTTGGTGGGCTCGTCGAGAAGCAGCACGTTGGCACCCGAGACGACGATCATCGCCAGCGCGAGCCGGGTCTTCTCGCCGCCGGAGAGGACGCCCGCCGGCTTGTGCGAGTCGTCCCCGGTGAAGAGGAACGAGCCGAGCACGCGGCGGGCCTCGGTCTCGGTGAGGTTGGGGCTCGAGGAGACCATGTTCTCCAGCACCGAGCGCTTGACGTCGATCGTCTCGTGCTCCTGGGCGTAGTAGCCGATGCGCAGGCCGTGTCCGGCCTCGATCACGCCGGTGTCCGGCGCGTCGACCCCGCCCAGGATGCGCAGGAGCGTCGTCTTGCCCGCACCGTTCAGCCCGAGGATGACGACCTTCGAGCCGCGGTCGATGGCGAGGTCGACGGAGGTGAAGATCTCGAGCGAGCCGTAGCTCTTCGAGAGGTTCTGCGCCTGCAGCGGGGTCCGGCCGCAGGCGGACGGGGTCGGGAAGCGGAGCTTCGCGACGCGATCGACGGCGCGCACCTCCTCGAGGCCGCTGAGCATCCGCTCGGCGCGGGCGACCATCTGGTGCGCGGCCGCGGCCTTCGACGCCTTCGCGCCGAAGCGGGCGGCCTGCAGCTGCAGAGCGCCGGCCTTCTTCTCGACGTTGACGCGCTCCTTCTTGCGGCGCTCCTCGTCGGCCGCGCGCTGGCGGAGGTAGTTCTTCCAGTTCATGTTGTAGACGTCGATGACCTGGCGGTTCGCGTCGAGGTAGAAGACGCGGTTGACGGTCTCGCCGACCAGCTCGATGTCGTGGCTGATCACGATGAAGCCGCCGCGGTAGTTCTTCAGGAACTCGCGCAGCCACACGACCGAGTCGGCGTCGAGGTGGTTGGTCGGCTCGTCGAGGATGAGCGTCTGCGCATCGGAGAACAGGATCCGGGCGAGCTCGATGCGGCGGCGCTGGCCACCGGAGAGCGTCTTGAGCGGCTGGTCGAGGATCCGGTCCGGCAGGTTGAGGTTGCTCGCGATCGACGCCGCCTCGGCCTCGGCCGCGTAGCCGCCGAGCGAGAGGAAGCGGTCGGTGAGGTTGCCGTACTTCTTCATCCCGGCCTCGCTGACGGCCGTCTCGCTGCTCGACATCGCGACCGTGGCCTCCTGCATGCCCAGCACCAGCTGGCCGAGGCCGCGGGCGTCGAGGATGCGCGTGCGCGCCAGCTCCTCGGGGTCGCCGGAGCGCGGGTCCTGCGGCAGGTAGCCGATCTCGCCGCCGCGGTCGACCGAGCCCTTCGCCGCGATGAGGTCGC
Proteins encoded in this window:
- a CDS encoding ABC-F family ATP-binding cassette domain-containing protein; translated protein: MLSVHDLELRVGARLLMENVSFRVGDGDKVGLVGRNGAGKTTLTKVLAGDLIAAKGSVDRGGEIGYLPQDPRSGDPEELARTRILDARGLGQLVLGMQEATVAMSSSETAVSEAGMKKYGNLTDRFLSLGGYAAEAEAASIASNLNLPDRILDQPLKTLSGGQRRRIELARILFSDAQTLILDEPTNHLDADSVVWLREFLKNYRGGFIVISHDIELVGETVNRVFYLDANRQVIDVYNMNWKNYLRQRAADEERRKKERVNVEKKAGALQLQAARFGAKASKAAAAHQMVARAERMLSGLEEVRAVDRVAKLRFPTPSACGRTPLQAQNLSKSYGSLEIFTSVDLAIDRGSKVVILGLNGAGKTTLLRILGGVDAPDTGVIEAGHGLRIGYYAQEHETIDVKRSVLENMVSSSPNLTETEARRVLGSFLFTGDDSHKPAGVLSGGEKTRLALAMIVVSGANVLLLDEPTNNLDPASREEILDALAHYEGAVVLVSHDEGAVEALNPERVLIMPEGTEDHWTADYLDLIMLA